One segment of Hemibagrus wyckioides isolate EC202008001 linkage group LG05, SWU_Hwy_1.0, whole genome shotgun sequence DNA contains the following:
- the egr3 gene encoding early growth response protein 3, whose product MTGKLAEKLPLTMSSLINAIPDSLYPEEDIPTSSMNIFTSTDSVSHYSQMNTDNIMDLGMGGEKSNSELPYASSSFQSSRSGQTVTYLGKFAFDTPPSGSIGSSGWCPDNNIISLVSAGILGVSPSPGTITTQTSSSGGMSVQSSDIDQVYAPPLPAYSACGDMYQEQVAFHHSPAASSSLPYAPSEYHSSTKAVDASLFSMIPDYNLFQHQGGAGEAGAMEHKPFQSVEPLRVNPPPITPLETIRAFKDKQQLQPGFLGSQQHHVSQHHHHHQPQTLALKPVRPRKYPNRPSKTPVHERPHACPAEHCDRRFSRSDELTRHLRIHTGHKPFQCRICMRSFSRSDHLTTHIRTHTGEKPFSCDFCGRKFARSDERKRHAKVHLKHKDKKPAEKAGSSSATATTATRTSPPRSCGSSGASGANVLTVTTCA is encoded by the exons ATGACAGGTAAATTAGCGGAGAAGCTCCCCCTTACCATGAGCAGTTTAATCAACGCCATACCTGACAGCCTTTACCCTGAAGAGGACATTCCCACTTCATCTATGAACATCTTCACCAGCACGGACTCCGTCTCGCACTACTCGCAAATGAACACAG ATAATATCATGGACTTAGGAATGGGAGGTGAGAAGAGCAACAGTGAGCTCCCATATGCTTCCAGTAGTTTTCAATCCAGTCGAAGCGGGCAAACAGTTACATATTTGGGAAAGTTTGCCTTCGACACGCCACCATCAGGCAGCATCGGCAGCTCAGGTTGGTGCCCGGATAACAACATCATCAGCCTGGTGAGTGCCGGCATCCTCGGCGTGTCCCCGTCACCGGGTACCATCACCACTCAGACGTCGTCATCGGGCGGCATGAGCGTCCAATCGTCGGACATTGATCAAGTGTACGCTCCGCCCCTTCCCGCCTACTCCGCCTGTGGTGACATGTACCAGGAGCAGGTGGCGTTCCACCACAGCCCCGCAGCATCGTCATCGCTGCCCTACGCACCCTCCGAGTACCACAGTTCCACCAAAGCTGTGGACGCCAGCCTCTTCTCCATGATCCCCGACTATAACCTGTTCCAGCACCAAGGTGGCGCGGGTGAAGCGGGCGCCATGGAACACAAACCTTTCCAAAGCGTCGAGCCCCTTCGCGTAAACCCGCCGCCTATCACACCGCTCGAGACCATCCGGGCGTTTAAGGACAAGCAGCAGCTGCAGCCGGGTTTCCTGGGTTCGCAGCAGCACCACGTTTCCcagcaccatcaccaccaccagcccCAAACTCTCGCCCTTAAGCCCGTGCGCCCTCGAAAGTACCCGAACCGGCCGAGCAAGACGCCGGTGCACGAGCGTCCCCACGCGTGCCCGGCTGAGCACTGCGACCGGCGCTTCTCACGCTCCGACGAGCTCACGCGCCACCTGCGCATCCACACGGGCCACAAGCCCTTCCAGTGCCGCATCTGCATGCGCTCCTTCAGCCGCAGCGACCACCTGACCACGCACATCCGCACACACACCGGCGAGAAGCCTTTCTCCTGCGACTTCTGTGGACGCAAGTTCGCTCGCAGCGACGAGCGCAAGCGCCACGCCAAGGTGCATCTCAAGCACAAGGACAAGAAACCTGCAGAAAAGGCGGGCAGCTCGAGTGCCACGGCGACAACGGCTACTCGCACGTCTCCACCTCGTTCCTGCGGGAGCAGCGGAGCCAGCGGGGCCAACGTTCTCACTGTTACCACATGCGCATAG